The Candidatus Dependentiae bacterium region TGTGTGTTATTGGCCTAGGATTACTCGGGCAAGTTACGGTGCAATTTGCAAAAAATGCTGGAGGCACCGTTTTTGGGATTGATTTAGTTAATGATCGTTTGACTCTTGCAAAAAAGTGCGGTGCGGACCGAGTATATAACGCAAGTGAGGAAAAAAATTTTGCGCAAGAGATTAGGTTTGCAACAGATCATCAAGGTGTTGATGTTACAATAATTACTGCAGCATCCAAAAGTGATGCAATCATACAACAAGCAATGGAGTTAACACGAAAAAAAGGCAAAGTTGTTTTAGTAGGTGACGTTGGCCTTGGGTTGCAGAGAGATCCATTATATAAAAAAGAGATTGATTTTTTGATTTCTTGTTCTTATGGCCCAGGAAGATACGATCCTTCATATGAGTTGCGTGATAATGATTACCCATATGCCTATGTCAGATGGACAGAAAATCGTAACATGCAGGCAGTTGTTAAACTTATTGAGTCGGAAAAATTAAATCTTCGTGCGCTTTTGCCAGATACCTTTTGTTTAGAAGAGGCTTCTCATGCATATCAAAGAATAAGAGAAAAAAAGTCTTTGGGTGCAGTATTATATTATCACGAATCGGATGAATTTTGCGATACATCTGGTCGAAAAGAGGAAGCTAAGTTATCTAAGTTGGAGTATAAAAAAAGTGAATTTATAGAAGATAAATCATATCCTACGATGTTTGTGCCTGCGCAAAAGGCAGGGCTTTTACGTGTTGGAATTATTGGTGTTGGTGGCTTTGCCAAAGTGAAACTATTGCCGATACTTTCAGAGCTTAAACAGACAAAATTAGATGCTATTGTTGACGTTAATACAGCAAATGCACTTACAGTTGCACGTCAATATAAAGCAGCTCATGTTCTAGCAGATGACCAAGAGCTCTTTGAAAATGATTTGATTGATGTTGCTGTAATTGCTTCTCCACATTTATTTCATGCAGATCAAGCATTACGCGCATTAAAAAGTGGCAAAGCAGTATTTTTAGAAAAGCCGATGGTTACTAATATTGAACAGCTTAATGAATTTAAAAAACTTTTTGAGAATAGCCAGAATCATTTGTTATGTGTTGATTATAATCGTTCCTTTTCTCCGTTTATGCAAAAAATAAAAAAGGTAATACAAACAAGAGAAACACCATTGGTTATTTATTATCGAATGAATGCTGGTTATATTCCAGCTGAGCATTGGGTGCAAACAGATGTAGGTGCTGGGCGTATTATTGGTGAGGCATGTCATATTTTTGATCTATTTAATTTTTTGACA contains the following coding sequences:
- a CDS encoding bi-domain-containing oxidoreductase, which gives rise to MRQLFLDKGVLSIKQVAQPVLDDYSVIVQVHYSCISSGTEQATITAAQKSMMSNVPAKIKKILHSISQNGMQVTKALVQQKLSGSIHSLGYSCSGQVIAAGKKVVSLQVGDYVACAGAGYAQHADIVCVPEHLAVRVHEKNYLALASGTTIGAIALQGIRRAQVQLGENVCVIGLGLLGQVTVQFAKNAGGTVFGIDLVNDRLTLAKKCGADRVYNASEEKNFAQEIRFATDHQGVDVTIITAASKSDAIIQQAMELTRKKGKVVLVGDVGLGLQRDPLYKKEIDFLISCSYGPGRYDPSYELRDNDYPYAYVRWTENRNMQAVVKLIESEKLNLRALLPDTFCLEEASHAYQRIREKKSLGAVLYYHESDEFCDTSGRKEEAKLSKLEYKKSEFIEDKSYPTMFVPAQKAGLLRVGIIGVGGFAKVKLLPILSELKQTKLDAIVDVNTANALTVARQYKAAHVLADDQELFENDLIDVAVIASPHLFHADQALRALKSGKAVFLEKPMVTNIEQLNEFKKLFENSQNHLLCVDYNRSFSPFMQKIKKVIQTRETPLVIYYRMNAGYIPAEHWVQTDVGAGRIIGEACHIFDLFNFLTDSQPLAVSVEAIHGAKNALFPTDNFSTQIKYADGSICTLLYTALGNTKVGKERMELFFDSKTIIMDDYKILTGYGVGPLFDKKTLTPDKGHAQLLTTFFDRIKQPIFVPPIEYSRLLTTAQLSLMVDQLACAGGGECTV